The following are from one region of the Ananas comosus cultivar F153 linkage group 20, ASM154086v1, whole genome shotgun sequence genome:
- the LOC109725513 gene encoding myb-binding protein 1A-like protein has translation MAGKKRPSSAVEDGSGGAAKAARLVEGENGAAAAAATRRRSIKAKAMKVQRRKLRKEWDKERNRLALEIEEQSNPRKPPQRPPTPAVAPTTDLPALRVIVFRDLASSDASVRVSAAEALAKELREVQEAYDKFGGKKKLAEDGAVQLEAEKKDDGLENCSPSLRYAIRRLIRGVSSSRECARQGFALGLTLVAGTFPVIKVEVLMKLIVEMLEVSSSMKRQDAKDNLLGRLFAYGSLARSGRIAAEWISDNSTQVVKNFVSDVIALAGKKRYLSEPAVSVILDMVEKLPDEALPTEVLKAPGMHEWFENASEVGDPDALFLALKLQERLNTDSEMFGKLLPAPFSPDKFFTRDHLLSIAPCFKESIFCLPRLHSLWPLVINMLTPETAFPLDASVPLSCDKKHKKSKKSSLSENISSNIHSFCEVVIDESLLLSSHDRKHLALNILLILLPRLPPSCIEIALSSKLVHCLMDVLTHEKSELYNAGQHFLMELLNIVGDDDERRAAAVLSFRKYSNGKFDSITKTQTVKQLVAKFNTGSGCMLFVHKLISLFVDEGPFADEPSDQSQTTDENSEVGSIEEKDPPSQGTSNSEFLQNWIIDTMPRVLKNLSLDTVVKSLKDAEEVTKSDLMSLPDSVKVKFVEEKFRVQTEIMKFLAVQGLFSASLGTEVTSFELQEKFKWPKAAISSSLCRLCIQQLQLLLEDAQKGESLIYLKGIECNDLGSYFMCFLKTLCSIPSVSLYRTLSNDDEKAFKEILAMESRLFHEERKIKIGPDANKMHAFRYLLIQLLLQVLLRPDKFFEAAIDLVICCKKAFPAAALGDSSEEDEYNGNDAPKFMDVLLDTFCSLLPHTSGPTCYAIEQVFGLFCDEITEPGLIQMLKIVRKDLKPRRSKAAGSDTDEDDEDDDFIDMEDANESDFGGSDDDHADESERKSGADDMDEEVNKNDEVDSEKIEPEVRTENDGDIDGSDDSDAMDDDAMFNIEPHLGRLFKERKISGNESFYSQLMPFKLRVLTLLEIYLHKNPGKTQVLTVCSSLIKAFVDSHVGNGSKQLQQRIGGIIQKKIFKAKDYPKDDSVDLSTLEALLGKSVWSASHSRFKAVASLAQNSTFWVLKIIDARNFPKPELERVVDIFRNTLVDYFNNKNSRLKIGFLKEAIRRYPWIGVEIFGFLLEKCGSAKYEFRRVEALDLLDCIIRCVVPSSKGEQETDGLSALNLLKRHLPAICELIGELLTNWPEKQSRRKEVRRFCIRVLDIMLKLNLKKAFLKILKPDVYTLCQSKLGDAFKPFSMANQ, from the exons ATGGCCGGTAAGAAGAGACCCTCGAGCGCCGTCGAAGACGGCTCGGGCGGCGCGGCGAAAGCTGCGAGGTTGGTGGAGGGCGAgaacggcgccgccgccgctgcggcgaCGCGTCGGAGGTCGATCAAAGCGAAGGCGATGAAGGTGCAGCGGAGGAAGCTGCGGAAGGAGTGGGACAAGGAAAGGAACCGCCTCGCCCTCGAGATCGAGGAACAATCAAACCCTAGGAAGCCTCCCCAGCGCCCCCCTACCCCCGCGGTCGCCCCGACCACCGATCTCCCGGCGCTTCGTGTGATCGTATTTAGGGATTTGGCGTCGTCCGATGCGTCGGTTAGGGTCTCCGCGGCCGAGGCTTTGGCTAAGGAGCTCCGCGAGGTCCAGGAGGCCTACGACAAGTTCGGGGGCAAGAAGAAGCTGGCGGAAGACGGGGCGGTGCAGCTCGAGGCCGAGAAGAAGGACGATGGATTGGAGAACTGCTCCCCCTCTTTGAGATATGCGATTCGGCGCCTTATTCGCGGAGTCTCCTCTTCCAGAGAG TGCGCGAGACAAGGGTTTGCTTTGGGATTAACATTAGTAGCCGGAACATTCCCTGTGATCAAGGTGGAGGTTTTGATGAAGTTGATAGTAGAAATGTTAGAAGTTTCGTCTTCAATGAAGCGTCAG GATGCTAAAGATAACCTTTTGGGCCGCCTTTTTGCTTATGGATCGCTTGCTAGATCTGGTCGAATTGCTGCAGAGTGGATTTCAGATAACAGCACGCAGGTTGTCAAGAATTTCGTGAGTGATGTCATTGCACTTGCGGGAAAGAAACGCTACTTAAGTGAGCCAGCCGTTTCAGTCATTTTGGATATGGTCGAGAAG TTACCAGACGAAGCTTTGCCAACTGAAGTCCTTAAAGCTCCTGGCATGCATGAGTGGTTCGAAAATGCCAGTGAAGTTGGAGACCCTGATGCACTCTTTCTGGCTTTAAAGTTGCAAGAGAGACTCAATACAGATAGTGAAATGTTTGGGAAGCTCCTCCCAGCACCGTTTAGTCCTGACAAATTTTTTACACGGGACCATCTATTATCTATTGCCCCTTGTTTCAAg GAATCAATCTTCTGTTTGCCACGTCTACACAGCCTTTGGCCTTTGGTGATAAATATGCTAACTCCAGAAACAGCTTTTCCACTAGATGCTTCTGTGCCGCTAAGCTGTGacaaaaagcacaaaaaaagcaagaaaagcaGCTTATCTGAGAACATCAGCAGCAACATCCATTCTTTCTGCGAGGTTGTAATTGATGAATCATTGCTCCTCTCATCTCATGATAGGAAACATCTGGCACTTAATATTTTACTAATTCTCCTTCCAAGGTTACCTCCATCGTGCATCGAAATCGCCCTTTCTAGTAAACTCGTCCACTGTCTTATGGACGTCTTAACACATGAGAAATCCGAGTTATATAATGCTGGTCAGCATTTTCTGATGGAATTACTAAATATAGTGGGTGATGACGACGAGCGACGAGCTGCTGCTGTTTTATCCTTTCGAAAGTACAGCAACGGAAAATTCGATAGCATTACAAAAACACAAACAGTTAAACAGTTGGTTGCCAAGTTTAATACTGGATCAGGCTGCATGCTTTTCGTGCATAAATTGATCTCTTTGTTTGTAGATGAAGGGCCCTTTGCAGATGAACCATCCGATCAGAGTCAGACAACTGATGAAAATTCCGAGGTGGGCTCAATAGAGGAAAAGGATCCTCCATCCCAAGGAACTTCAAATTCAGAATTTTTGCAGAATTGGATAATTGATACCATGCCTCGTGTTTTGAAAAATCTAAGTCTTGATACAGTTGTAAAGTCTTTAAAGGATGCTGAAGAAGTAACAAAATCAGATTTAATGTCTTTACCAGATAGTGTAAAAGTAAAATTTGTAGAAGAGAAATTTCGGGTGCAGACGgaaataatgaaatttttgGCAGTCCAGGGTTTGTTCTCTGCATCTTTAGGGACTGAAGTGACATCGTTTGAGTTGCAAGAGAAGTTTAAATGGCCGAAAGCAGCCATTTCAAGCTCTTTATGTAGGTTGTGCATACAACAGCTTCAGTTATTATTGGAAGATGCACAGAAAGGGGAAAGCTTAATTTATCTGAAAGGAATAGAGTGCAATGATTTAGGGTCTTACTTTATGTGTTTCCTCAAAACGCTGTGCAGCATTCCTTCAGTCTCACTGTATAGGACACTGAGCAATGACGATGAAAAAGCTTTTAAGGAGATACTTGCCATGGAATCCAGGCTTTTCCATGAG gaaagaaaaattaagattGGACCGGATGCGAATAAAATGCACGCATTCCGTTATCTCCTTATCCAGTTGTTGCTGCAAGTGCTTCTTCGACCAGACAAGTTCTTTGAGGCTGCAATTGATCTTGTCATATGCTGCAAAAAGGCTTTCCCTGCTGCTGCTCTTGGCGACTCGTCAGAAGAGGATGAATATAATGGGAATGATGCACCCAAGTTTATGGACGTGCTTTTAGATACCTTTTGTTCTCTCTTGCCTCATACATCTGGCCCTACTTGTTATGCTATCGAACAG GTTTTTGGACTCTTTTGTGATGAAATAACAGAACCAGGACTTATTCAAATGCTGAAAATTGTGAGGAAAGATCTGAAACCCCGCAGGTCCAAGGCAGCTGGGAGTGATACTGATGAGGACGATGAAGACGACGATTTCATCGATATGGAAGACGCTAACGAAAGTGATTTTGGCGGTAGTGATGATGATCATGCCGATGAGTCTGAGAGGAAGTCGGGTGCTGATGATATGGACGAGGAGGTGAACAAAAACGATGAAGTTGATTCGGAGAAAATTGAACCAGAAGTTAGGACTGAAAATGATGGAGATATTGATGGTTCTGATGATTCAGATGCTATGGATGATGATGCCATGTTTAATATTGAGCCTCACCTTGGACGGTTATTCAAGGAGCGCAAAATTTCTGGGAATGAGAGTTTCTACTCCCAGTTGATGCCTTTCAAGCTTCGCGTTCTTACATTACTGGAAATTTACCTGCACAAGAATCCAG GCAAGACTCAGGTGTTGACTGTGTGCTCTTCCTTAATTAAAGCTTTCGTGGATTCACATGTGGGCAATGGTAGCAAGCAACTTCAACAACGGATAGGCGgaataatacaaaaaaagatATTCAAAGCTAAGGACTATCCTAAAGATGATAGCGTCGACCTTTCTACTCTTGAAGCCCTTCTGGGAAAGAGTGTGTGGTCAGCATCCCATTCGCGGTTCAAGGCTGTCGCTTCTTTGgcacaaaattcaactttttgggTACTGAAGATCATAGATGCAAGAAACTTCCCCAAACCTGAATTGGAAAGAGTTGTGGATATATTCCGAAATACATTGGTTGACTACTTCAATAATAAGAATTCCCGACTAAAGATAGGGTTTTTGAAAGAGGCCATTCGGAGGTATCCTTGGATTGGAGTTGAGATTTTTGGGTTCCTTTTGGAAAAATGTGGGAGTGCCAAATACGAATTCCGACGGGTCGAAGCCCTTGATCTGTTAGACTGCATAATAAGATGCGTTGTCCCGAGCAGCAAAGGGGAGCAAGAAACAGATGGCCTGAGTGCATTGAATTTGTTGAAGAGGCACTTACCGGCCATTTGCGAGTTGATCGGAGAGCTTCTTACGAATTGGCCAGAGAAGCAATCGAGGCGCAAAGAAGTGCGGCGATTTTGCATTCGGGTTCTAGATATAATGTTGAAGCTTAACCTCAAGAAAGCCTTCCTTAAGATCTTAAAGCCTGATGTCTACACTCTCTGTCAGTCAAAGCTAGGGGATGCTTTTAAACCCTTCTCGATGGCAAATCAGTAA
- the LOC109726015 gene encoding floricaula/leafy homolog 2, which translates to MTESRSSTTNDGALARPLYRATSSPRAKRYGLKAGPSAPAPAGIHSHLRQHRPHPPSPHHFNPTPPSLLFLSLLDCLLLLPPALLLCLLLLSLLTDFVHTTTHAPCATFLTLGCREERVQLQQHPAESAAAAEQSRERRERRRTTPPKPWSAGGKKRAAPAAPRRAPLPAFGSGANAQKAAARRQSAREVRKETTQNTAFVVTEPGEVARAKKNGLDYLFHLYEQCRLFLLQVQSLAKEHGHKCPTKVTNQVFRYAKKVGASYINKPKMRHYVHCYALHCLDEEASNALRRAFKERGENVGAWRQACYNPLVAISARHGWDIDAVFNAHPRLSIWYVPTKLRQLCHLARSNAAAAASGLPPPPALF; encoded by the exons ATGACGGAATCCCGGAGCTCGACGACAAATGATGGCGCCCTCGCCCGACCTCTTTACCGCGCGACCTCCTCTCCTCGCGCGAAGCGATACGGCCTGAAGGCCGGCCcttcggcgccggcgccggcagGCATCCACTCGCACCTGCGGCAGCACCGTCCTCATCCACCATCACCACACCACTTCAACCCAACTCCTCCATCGCTCTTGTTCCTCTCCCTCCTCGATTGTCTCCTCCTGCTCCCACCTGCCCTCCTCCtatgcctcctcctcctctctctcctcaccgACTTTGTGCACACCACCACCCACGCACCCTGCGCGACATTTCTAACCCTG GGTTGTCGAGAGGAGCGGGtgcagctgcagcagcatcCAGCAgagtcagcagcagcagcagagcaGTCGAGGGAGCGGCGGGAGCGTCGGCGGACCACACCGCCGAAGCCTTGGTCGGCCGGGGGCAAGAAGAGGGCCGCCCCGGCCGCGCCGCGCCGCGCGCCGCTGCCTGCGTTCGGCTCCGGGGCCAATGCACAGAAGGCAGCTGCTCGAAGACAAAGCGCAAGAGAAGTCCGCAAGGAAACTACGCAGAACACG GCGTTCGTGGTGACGGAGCCCGGGGAGGTGGCGCGGGCGAAGAAGAACGGGCTGGACTACCTCTTCCACCTCTACGAGCAGTGccgcctcttcctcctccagGTCCAGTCCCTCGCCAAGGAGCACGGCCACAAGTGCCCCAccaag GTGACAAACCAAGTGTTCCGGTACGCGAAAAAGGTCGGGGCGAGCTACATCAACAAGCCAAAGATGCGGCATTACGTGCACTGCTACGCCCTCCACTGCCTTGACGAGGAGGCGTCGAACGCCCTGCGGAGAGCCTTCAAGGAGCGCGGGGAGAACGTCGGGGCGTGGCGGCAGGCCTGCTACAATCCGCTGGTCGCCATCTCCGCGCGCCACGGATGGGACATCGACGCCGTCTTCAACGCCCACCCCCGCCTCTCCATTTGGTACGTCCCCACCAAGCTCCGCCAGCTCTGCCACCTCGCCCGCAGcaatgctgctgctgcagcatcaggactcccgccgccgccggcgctgTTCTAG